From Anaerohalosphaera lusitana, one genomic window encodes:
- a CDS encoding alpha-L-fucosidase → MTRKTLAAIFSVCIAQVLMAEPHSSVAPPEPYGPVPTANQLDWHEMEYYGLVCYGLNTYTGQEWGYGDVSPDVFKPTDLDTDQWARVASQAGMKGLILVAKHHDGFCLWPSKTTDYTIAATSWKDGKGDILGDLAESCRKYGLKLGVYISPWDRNHAEYGREKYIEDYFEQWREVLTHYGPIFEVWFDGANGGTGYYGGAREQRTIPKGYYQFEKLYTIIKERQPNTIFFGYLPGVTEDTCRWVGNEAGLAPVTNWCRFDDSSSHDLELLGTGLKDGKYWMPAEADTTILHPKKWYYNPNSKPRTLRQFVDLYYTTIGRNASFNLGLSIGPEGTIPERDVRAMLAQKQYLDKAFAYNLAVKADITANNHRGQDVSYEPEQCVDSDPVNTYWASDDGVKHAGLIFDFEKRIAFNNLLLQEHIALGQRVHKFTLEIDKDGNWEQVAEGTTIGYKRILRFDTVKTARARLTLQTDAPCLTLSNVGIYNAPPIMSDPVMKSDLSGSVSITGPEDASIYYAVGDRPASDNFKLYTGPIDLGNGGIVSAYALDNATGSESGIVRKQFGISKSEWKIIDCSFPNKGDASVKNLIDGNDSTMWHTHGPADRVKPPHFVIIDMGRAVEVAAFTCMPRHDGSSIGLVDRYTLHLSNDGVQWGDPIAAGEFENVKNNPIRQTVKLAKPVNARYIKFVAEHAVDANDCVAICEFGVISDK, encoded by the coding sequence ATGACCAGGAAAACTTTAGCAGCAATTTTTTCTGTATGTATTGCTCAGGTTTTAATGGCTGAGCCGCATAGCTCAGTTGCCCCCCCTGAGCCTTACGGCCCGGTTCCAACAGCCAATCAGCTTGACTGGCACGAAATGGAATATTACGGCCTTGTCTGTTATGGCCTGAATACTTACACGGGCCAGGAGTGGGGATACGGTGATGTCTCTCCTGATGTGTTCAAGCCGACTGATCTGGACACGGACCAGTGGGCACGCGTCGCCAGTCAGGCCGGCATGAAAGGTCTGATACTTGTAGCAAAACACCACGACGGCTTCTGTCTATGGCCGTCGAAAACTACTGACTATACCATTGCTGCGACTTCTTGGAAAGACGGCAAGGGTGACATCCTGGGTGATCTCGCCGAATCATGCCGAAAGTACGGCCTCAAGCTGGGTGTGTACATCTCTCCATGGGATCGCAATCATGCTGAATATGGGCGTGAAAAATATATTGAGGATTATTTTGAACAATGGCGTGAAGTCCTGACCCATTATGGGCCGATCTTCGAGGTCTGGTTTGACGGGGCCAATGGCGGAACCGGTTACTACGGTGGGGCACGGGAGCAGCGAACAATCCCCAAGGGATACTACCAATTTGAAAAATTGTACACGATAATTAAAGAAAGACAGCCCAACACGATATTTTTCGGCTATCTGCCGGGTGTGACCGAGGATACCTGTCGCTGGGTGGGAAACGAGGCAGGCCTGGCTCCTGTCACCAATTGGTGCCGATTCGATGACTCATCCTCACACGACCTGGAACTGCTTGGAACCGGGCTGAAGGATGGAAAGTACTGGATGCCTGCCGAAGCGGACACGACGATCCTGCATCCGAAAAAGTGGTACTACAATCCCAATTCGAAACCGCGTACTCTCAGGCAGTTTGTCGATCTTTATTACACGACGATCGGTCGCAACGCCTCCTTCAATCTCGGCTTGTCAATTGGTCCGGAAGGCACAATCCCTGAACGCGATGTCCGGGCGATGCTCGCCCAAAAACAGTACCTCGATAAGGCATTTGCCTACAATCTTGCCGTTAAGGCAGACATCACTGCCAACAACCATAGAGGCCAGGACGTCTCTTACGAGCCTGAACAGTGTGTAGACAGTGACCCCGTGAATACTTATTGGGCGAGCGATGACGGAGTCAAACATGCCGGTTTAATATTTGATTTCGAAAAACGCATAGCCTTTAACAACTTGCTGCTGCAGGAACATATAGCCCTTGGACAGCGTGTCCACAAATTTACACTTGAAATTGACAAAGATGGCAACTGGGAGCAGGTTGCCGAAGGCACGACGATTGGCTATAAGCGCATACTGCGTTTCGATACTGTAAAGACAGCGAGAGCGAGGCTGACTTTACAGACAGATGCACCTTGCTTGACGCTTTCAAATGTTGGGATCTACAATGCCCCGCCTATTATGTCTGATCCGGTTATGAAATCAGATCTAAGCGGTTCGGTCTCCATCACCGGCCCGGAAGATGCGTCAATTTATTATGCGGTCGGTGACCGACCAGCTTCGGATAATTTCAAGCTTTACACCGGCCCGATTGACCTCGGCAATGGCGGTATCGTCAGTGCCTATGCTCTCGATAACGCCACGGGCAGCGAAAGCGGCATTGTCCGCAAGCAGTTCGGTATCTCAAAGTCCGAGTGGAAAATCATCGATTGCAGCTTCCCAAACAAGGGTGACGCCTCTGTCAAAAATCTTATTGACGGCAATGACAGTACCATGTGGCATACGCATGGCCCTGCAGACCGCGTCAAACCGCCTCATTTCGTAATTATTGATATGGGCCGTGCTGTCGAAGTTGCCGCTTTTACCTGCATGCCCCGTCACGACGGCAGCAGCATAGGCCTTGTGGATCGCTATACTCTGCATCTCAGCAATGATGGTGTTCAGTGGGGCGATCCCATTGCTGCGGGTGAGTTTGAGAATGTCAAAAATAATCCGATCCGGCAGACGGTAAAACTGGCAAAGCCGGTCAATGCACGCTATATAAAATTTGTTGCTGAGCATGCAGTTGATGCAAACGACTGTGTTGCGATTTGTGAATTTGGTGTAATCTCAGATAAGTAA
- a CDS encoding sialate O-acetylesterase yields the protein MAVEINPANATVPGHTYEFSLGYTFTVDSETTVTELGKFDVDGDGMAADASACLFNWDTGEKLAGTVISASSTGEATGGINTHFAAIDPVILRAGTTYMAAVEVGAHEFMYGSGIAAWDENINWIEGRATGLENPAMPDTADAATFEIARDIDDCYFGPNFKFDADGIQQPDLSLSQPKTRAVFQRNDHDIAMVPVQGTYADPLTLIEARAVVMDGFSGSPSDWQIIDESPIGGSFSGTLSVAAGGWYSIEIRTFDGETPGPTAAVDRVGVGEVFIISGQSNSANFGQPKMTPTHDTVSAWTGSSWRHAYDPQPIANGNNGSPWSRLGDILVARFDVPIGFVTTGIGATRVGQWVPGTPYYTRIRSAIEDMGENGMRAILWHQGESDSIAGTSASVYASRLNSIIAQTRVDAGWDVPWGVALASYHPYSTSAQEAEVRAGQESVITGDPLVFQGADTDDFHNLGWLADSVHFDGTGLLEHARWWEVSIIRTFFPCDFEPNGKVDLSDFGLLAENWLDSNCKSVSAFSYGCNDCDLNNDGKVDMLDLDACAYNWLD from the coding sequence GTGGCTGTTGAGATCAATCCGGCAAACGCCACTGTTCCAGGCCATACTTATGAATTTAGCCTCGGTTACACTTTCACCGTTGATTCCGAAACCACAGTTACTGAACTGGGGAAGTTTGACGTTGACGGTGACGGCATGGCAGCCGATGCCTCAGCTTGCCTGTTCAACTGGGATACCGGTGAAAAGCTTGCCGGCACCGTGATCTCCGCGTCCAGCACCGGCGAAGCAACAGGCGGGATCAATACGCATTTTGCAGCGATCGATCCGGTGATTTTGCGCGCGGGTACAACGTACATGGCAGCAGTTGAAGTGGGAGCCCACGAATTTATGTATGGATCAGGAATTGCCGCCTGGGATGAAAATATTAACTGGATCGAAGGAAGAGCAACTGGGCTGGAAAATCCGGCAATGCCTGATACTGCCGATGCCGCGACTTTTGAAATCGCCCGTGATATTGATGATTGCTATTTCGGGCCTAATTTTAAATTTGATGCAGATGGCATACAGCAACCGGACCTGTCATTGTCCCAGCCCAAAACACGTGCGGTCTTCCAGCGTAACGATCATGATATTGCTATGGTACCGGTGCAGGGCACTTATGCTGATCCACTTACGCTTATCGAGGCTCGGGCAGTTGTGATGGACGGTTTCAGTGGTTCTCCTTCGGATTGGCAGATTATCGATGAATCGCCAATCGGAGGCAGTTTTTCAGGTACTTTATCTGTTGCTGCAGGCGGCTGGTATTCCATAGAAATAAGGACGTTCGACGGCGAAACACCGGGACCGACGGCTGCCGTTGACCGTGTGGGAGTTGGCGAAGTTTTTATCATCTCCGGCCAGTCGAATTCGGCCAACTTCGGCCAGCCTAAAATGACGCCCACCCATGACACGGTTTCGGCCTGGACCGGCAGCAGTTGGCGCCATGCCTATGATCCCCAGCCGATAGCCAATGGAAACAATGGTTCGCCCTGGTCGAGGTTGGGTGATATCCTGGTCGCAAGATTTGATGTGCCGATTGGTTTTGTCACAACCGGCATCGGTGCAACCCGCGTGGGTCAATGGGTGCCCGGTACACCTTACTATACTCGGATTCGATCGGCCATCGAGGATATGGGTGAAAACGGCATGCGGGCGATCCTCTGGCACCAGGGTGAATCTGACAGTATTGCAGGTACATCCGCATCGGTCTATGCGAGCCGTCTCAATTCAATCATCGCCCAAACACGTGTCGATGCCGGTTGGGATGTGCCCTGGGGAGTTGCTCTGGCGTCTTATCATCCTTACTCTACATCAGCTCAGGAAGCAGAGGTTCGTGCCGGCCAGGAGTCGGTGATTACCGGCGATCCGCTTGTATTTCAGGGAGCCGACACCGATGATTTTCATAATCTGGGCTGGCTTGCCGATTCGGTCCATTTTGATGGCACCGGATTGCTGGAACATGCCCGCTGGTGGGAAGTTTCGATTATTCGAACATTTTTCCCCTGCGATTTCGAGCCGAACGGCAAGGTTGATCTGTCTGATTTCGGCTTGTTGGCTGAAAACTGGCTCGACAGCAATTGTAAAAGCGTGTCCGCCTTCAGTTACGGCTGTAATGATTGCGATTTAAATAATGACGGCAAAGTAGACATGCTTGATTTAGATGCGTGTGCATATAATTGGCTGGATTGA
- a CDS encoding prepilin-type N-terminal cleavage/methylation domain-containing protein — MKKSGFTLIELLVVISIIALLLAIMMPALGIAKERARRIYCSANLKNLSMAWFTYQSENGGKLVGASTVNGADGDWVSLPEDNDGNKIYRDDWDYTDVSVEYKQNGIEQGTLWEYSKNLGSFHCPSDKRDKDPSQQAWRSYQIQTNMNGQSYGPLADTEDIVSRFTQIRNPSSKYVFVETTDWRGMNLGSWRILPNTDERMWRDPLSVRHGSYGCFGFADGHAESHKWVEESTFEMSETQKHSTRLHEDEEGVDLEWARKHAGGTR, encoded by the coding sequence ATGAAGAAGTCTGGTTTCACACTTATCGAGTTGCTGGTGGTCATTTCCATAATTGCCCTGCTGTTAGCCATTATGATGCCCGCTTTGGGGATTGCAAAGGAAAGAGCCAGGAGGATCTACTGCTCTGCAAATCTTAAAAATCTCTCTATGGCGTGGTTCACCTACCAGTCGGAAAATGGCGGCAAGCTTGTAGGCGCCAGTACTGTAAATGGAGCTGATGGAGACTGGGTAAGTTTGCCCGAGGATAATGATGGCAACAAAATTTACCGGGATGATTGGGACTATACAGATGTCAGTGTTGAGTACAAGCAGAATGGCATAGAGCAGGGAACTCTCTGGGAGTATTCCAAAAATCTCGGTTCGTTCCATTGTCCAAGTGACAAAAGAGACAAGGACCCCTCACAGCAGGCATGGCGAAGCTATCAAATTCAAACGAATATGAATGGTCAATCCTATGGGCCCCTCGCTGACACAGAAGACATTGTCAGCAGATTTACGCAGATCAGGAATCCGTCCTCAAAATACGTATTCGTAGAAACCACGGATTGGAGGGGGATGAATCTGGGCAGCTGGCGTATTTTGCCCAATACCGATGAAAGAATGTGGAGAGATCCTCTCTCTGTCAGGCATGGTTCATACGGTTGCTTTGGTTTTGCTGACGGGCATGCAGAAAGCCATAAATGGGTCGAGGAGAGCACATTTGAAATGTCCGAGACACAGAAGCACAGCACAAGGTTGCATGAGGACGAAGAAGGCGTTGACCTCGAGTGGGCTCGAAAACATGCAGGTGGAACCAGGTAG
- a CDS encoding xylose operon transcription regulator XylR, with translation MPANSKVAILIDTSREYGRNVLRGIANYAHDYGPWIFYRKLPFYRVETGEREPTLKMLKKWGADAVIMRQPKDSKTLTELKIPAIISPYTGEPVPNTITVDGDHDDEACLAAEYFLDRGFRNFAYVGLDRFLWSRALAESYERHLESTGRPAHIYTPPTSPKKRYWLNEQKVLGDWLKALPKPLAVFSCTDERARDVLNACRISGITVPDDVAVLGLDNDPMVCNFTFPPLSSIARSVKAASYRAAKLLDQQIAANRPDSRIVLHRPLRVVTRQSTDILAVSDTELYVALNFIRNNIHKNISVESVVRATSLSRRALELRFTTELNRTIAGHIQKTKIQAVKDLLVRTDLSIAEIAHRTGCSSPAYLSTSFKKQTGMSPIHYRLQNHDT, from the coding sequence ATGCCAGCAAACTCAAAAGTTGCAATTCTGATTGATACGTCACGTGAATACGGACGAAATGTCCTTCGCGGCATTGCGAACTATGCTCACGATTACGGCCCATGGATATTTTACCGTAAACTGCCGTTCTATCGTGTCGAGACGGGCGAAAGAGAACCAACGCTGAAAATGCTCAAAAAGTGGGGCGCTGATGCCGTCATCATGCGTCAGCCAAAAGACTCTAAAACACTTACAGAACTTAAAATTCCCGCCATCATCTCCCCATACACCGGAGAGCCCGTCCCAAATACAATAACTGTAGATGGCGACCACGATGACGAAGCGTGTCTTGCTGCGGAATACTTCCTCGACCGCGGCTTTAGAAACTTTGCATACGTTGGCCTCGATCGCTTCCTCTGGTCCCGCGCTCTCGCCGAATCATATGAACGCCATCTCGAATCAACCGGTCGACCTGCCCACATCTACACTCCGCCTACTTCGCCAAAAAAACGTTACTGGCTCAACGAACAGAAGGTCCTCGGCGACTGGCTGAAAGCCCTTCCCAAGCCCCTCGCTGTTTTCTCTTGCACCGATGAAAGGGCACGTGATGTACTCAATGCGTGCAGGATTTCGGGCATTACCGTTCCGGACGATGTTGCCGTCTTGGGCCTGGACAACGATCCTATGGTTTGCAACTTTACATTCCCACCTCTCAGTTCCATCGCCCGTTCTGTCAAAGCCGCATCATATCGCGCAGCCAAACTGCTCGACCAGCAGATTGCTGCCAACCGTCCAGACTCCCGGATCGTGCTCCACCGCCCGCTCCGAGTTGTAACACGCCAGTCAACCGACATTCTCGCCGTATCCGACACTGAACTCTATGTCGCTCTAAACTTCATCCGTAATAACATCCATAAAAACATTTCGGTCGAAAGCGTCGTCCGCGCCACCTCGCTTTCTCGCCGTGCTCTCGAATTGCGTTTTACTACCGAACTGAATCGAACCATCGCGGGACATATTCAGAAAACAAAAATCCAGGCGGTCAAGGATCTGCTGGTCCGAACTGATCTGTCCATCGCTGAAATCGCACATCGAACCGGGTGTTCCTCCCCCGCATATCTCTCCACCTCATTCAAGAAGCAAACCGGCATGAGCCCAATACACTACCGGCTCCAAAATCATGATACGTAA
- a CDS encoding sulfatase, which produces MNRRDFLKQTCMLGASAVLAGSAMTSRAYGGANAKKPNIIFFFIDDMGWQDTSEPFHTEVTALNQRYHTPNMEQLADSGMKFTQAYACAVCSPSRISLMTGMNAARHKVTNWTLRPNASPDHPHPTLNPPAWNVNGISPVPDVDRTAYVKTLPMFLQKTGYHTIHVGKAHFGADGLAGEMPENLGFDVNIAGHCAGGPGSYHGTNNFSAAFRNGSRIWDVPDLEEYHGQDIYLNEALTIEALEAVDQAVAADKPFYLYMSHYAIHAPWEKDNRYYQKYIDAGLDDFDATYASMIESMDKSLGDICSHLKSKGIDDNTIILFMTDNGQPSQADRNLPLRGHKLTPYEGGSRVPAMVKWPGVVEPGSVCDDYIIIEDIFPTILEMAGLKDCPQIGGKVDGVSFVPLLRQKPGYPKDRAVFWHFPHNYGTGKPYSSIRKGDWKLIYFHADQRYELYNLAEDIGEANNLFTQRKDIAQRLVEELRLFMIDAEAQMPTYKTSGKPVPLPAFID; this is translated from the coding sequence ATGAATCGCAGAGATTTTCTAAAACAGACTTGCATGTTAGGTGCATCGGCAGTGTTGGCAGGAAGTGCCATGACTTCAAGAGCATATGGCGGGGCCAATGCAAAAAAACCGAATATCATCTTTTTCTTCATCGACGATATGGGCTGGCAGGACACCTCTGAACCATTCCACACCGAGGTGACTGCTCTCAATCAGCGCTATCACACTCCAAACATGGAGCAGCTTGCTGATTCGGGAATGAAGTTTACTCAAGCATATGCTTGTGCTGTTTGTTCACCATCACGCATCAGCTTGATGACAGGTATGAACGCCGCTCGTCATAAGGTGACTAATTGGACGCTTCGGCCCAATGCTTCGCCCGACCACCCACATCCTACCCTGAATCCGCCTGCCTGGAATGTCAACGGCATCAGCCCTGTGCCGGATGTAGATCGCACAGCTTATGTCAAGACGCTTCCGATGTTCTTACAGAAGACCGGATATCATACCATTCATGTTGGCAAGGCTCATTTTGGAGCCGATGGTTTGGCAGGAGAGATGCCGGAAAATCTGGGCTTTGATGTTAACATTGCCGGCCACTGCGCCGGCGGTCCCGGAAGCTATCACGGGACTAACAATTTCAGTGCGGCCTTCCGTAACGGTTCACGTATCTGGGATGTGCCTGATCTGGAAGAATATCACGGCCAGGACATCTATTTGAACGAAGCTCTGACGATCGAAGCCCTGGAAGCGGTGGATCAGGCCGTTGCGGCTGATAAGCCGTTCTATTTGTACATGTCTCATTATGCAATTCACGCTCCATGGGAAAAAGACAATCGCTACTATCAGAAATATATCGATGCGGGCCTTGACGATTTCGATGCAACGTACGCTTCGATGATCGAGAGTATGGATAAATCCCTGGGAGATATTTGCAGTCATTTAAAAAGCAAAGGTATTGATGACAATACAATTATTCTGTTTATGACGGATAACGGTCAGCCGTCACAGGCTGATCGCAACCTTCCTCTCAGGGGTCACAAGCTGACACCTTATGAAGGAGGCTCTCGAGTCCCTGCGATGGTGAAATGGCCCGGCGTTGTCGAACCCGGCTCAGTTTGTGATGATTACATCATTATTGAAGATATCTTTCCAACGATCCTGGAGATGGCGGGACTGAAAGATTGCCCCCAAATAGGCGGCAAAGTCGATGGTGTCAGCTTTGTCCCATTGCTAAGACAGAAACCGGGTTATCCAAAAGATCGCGCCGTATTCTGGCATTTTCCGCATAATTATGGGACCGGCAAACCATACAGCTCGATTCGAAAAGGTGACTGGAAATTGATCTATTTCCATGCCGATCAGCGGTATGAGCTTTATAATCTGGCGGAGGATATCGGCGAAGCGAATAATTTGTTCACGCAGAGAAAGGATATTGCTCAGCGTCTGGTAGAGGAACTGCGTCTGTTTATGATCGACGCTGAAGCCCAGATGCCGACTTACAAAACCTCCGGCAAGCCTGTTCCGTTGCCTGCTTTCATTGACTAG